The following proteins are encoded in a genomic region of Montipora foliosa isolate CH-2021 chromosome 10, ASM3666993v2, whole genome shotgun sequence:
- the LOC137972588 gene encoding uncharacterized protein, which translates to MADAKDESFSTSEEDVEALKKKGYCWTRDETLLLISLYQQNQELFKNVNYKKKQVWELIASRMKSSYGCNARADQCEGKWKALTLSFRKCEDHNNQTGSNRKECPFYHELSEVYGYRPNVRPFATASSSELTGLGDSTRPPSNPSKNSDMDKENHAKEPELSTGRTAKRLPENSDETSPNKKTKRSSGPRQNDCLEWLKDFTEKRERENEERNERLQQQHREKMHLLSGLLDVLKDLKK; encoded by the coding sequence ATGGCGGACGCGAAGGACGAAAGTTTCAGCACTTCTGAGGAGGATGTCGAAGccctgaagaaaaaaggataCTGTTGGACCAGAGACGAGACACTTCTTTTGATATCCTTGTATCAACAAAACCAAGAATTGTTCAAAAACGTCaattacaagaaaaaacaagttTGGGAATTAATTGCTTCCCGAATGAAGAGTTCATATGGTTGTAATGCCAGAGCCGACCAATGCGAAGGGAAATGGAAAGCCTTAACTCTATCATTTCGAAAATGCGAAGACCACAACAACCAGACAGGTAGCAACAGGAAAGAATGCCCTTTCTACCATGAGCTGTCTGAGGTCTATGGATACAGACCAAATGTAAGACCGTTTGCAACTGCAAGTAGCTCTGAGCTGACAGGGCTTGGAGACTCCACTCGGCCTCCAAGTAACCCATCGAAGAACTCAGACATGGACAAGGAAAATCATGCGAAAGAACCAGAGTTGTCAACGGGCCGAACAGCAAAGCGTTTGCCTGAGAATTCGGATGAGACAAGCCCTAACAAGAAGACCAAACGTTCAAGTGGACCACGCCAAAACGATTGTCTTGAATGGCTAAAGGATTTTACAGAGAAGAGAGAACGGGAGAACGAAGAGCGAAATGAAAGACTGCAACAACAGCATCGAGAGAAAATGCATTTGCTGTCTGGTCTCTTGGACGTTCTTAAAGACTTGAAAAAGTGA
- the LOC137972589 gene encoding uncharacterized protein, translated as MADNRKIVSALATVSVVALELLEEKDDELEVDTFSELVFIPLIIKDRRKAVRVQGYAEDVVPSYTISDFRSHFRLSTGTFEALTLELGNYPEIPTGPPHGGRLPISVSKHLLITLWFLGNQESIRSIADRFNVTKSSVFLCCKRVCDAIKNNVASRVIMWPTQDRVKVIMEGFRQHKGMPGVIGAIDGSHIAIKAPQECPENYVNRKGFYSVVLQGISDHEMRFIDCYTGWPGSVHDARVLKNSDFFAGVKNGIKFTNNNCYILGDCAYPLETWLMTPFKDNGHLTNQQKRYNLIHSSTRMVIERAFSLLKGRFRRLKYLDMIKIDEIPIIIIVACVLHNICLDKEDQYQDFIEDLEVEVNGFQNILNPDSQAFERRREIMAMITP; from the coding sequence ATGGCGGACAACAGGAAAATAGTTTCTGCTCTTGCCACTGTTTCTGTTGTAGCACTTGAACTTCTCGAAGAAAAAGATGATGAGCTTGAAGTCGATACTTTTTCAGAGTTGGTTTTTATTCCTCTAATTATCAAGGACCGAAGAAAAGCTGTTCGTGTTCAAGGATATGCAGAAGATGTTGTACCGAGTTACACAATTTCTGACTTTCGGAGTCATTTTAGACTGTCAACAGGAACATTTGAAGCGCTTACACTTGAGCTAGGAAACTATCCTGAGATTCCTACGGGCCCCCCACATGGAGGAAGACTACCAATTTCAGTTTCCAAACACTTGCTAATAACATTATGGTTTCTGGGCAATCAGGAGAGCATTAGGTCAATTGCCGATCGGTTCAATGTAACAAAAAGCTCAGTTTTTCTTTGTTGCAAAAGGGTTTGTGATGCAATCAAAAATAATGTTGCAAGTCGCGTGATAATGTGGCCGACACAGGATCGTGTGAAGGTAATAATGGAAGGATTCCGCCAACACAAAGGTATGCCAGGAGTGATTGGAGCTATAGATGGCTCGCATATCGCAATAAAAGCGCCGCAAGAATGCCCTGAAAACTATGTGAACAGAAAGGGCTTTTATTCAGTTGTATTGCAGGGAATATCTGACCACGAAATGAGGTTCATTGACTGTTACACTGGCTGGCCAGGCAGTGTACATGATGCAAGGGTTTTGAAGAATTCAGACTTTTTTGCCGGCGTAAAAAACGGTATTAAGTTTacaaacaataattgttatattCTGGGGGACTGCGCTTACCCGTTGGAAACTTGGTTAATGACCCCATTTAAAGATAACGGACATCTGACAAACCAACAAAAAAGATACAACCTCATTCACTCATCAACCAGGATGGTTATAGAACGGGCATTCTCCCTTCTTAAGGGGAGATTTAGACGGCTTAAGTATCTTGATATGATCAAGATTGATGAAATCCCAATCATCATAATTGTTGCATGTGTGTTGCACAACATTTGTCTGGACAAAGAAGACCAGTACCAAGACTTCATTGAAGACCTTGAAGTAGAAGTCAATGGTTTTCAGAATATTTTGAATCCTGATTCTCAAGCATTTGAGCGTCGTAGAGAAATAATGGCAATGATTACTCCATAA